One Coriobacteriia bacterium genomic window carries:
- a CDS encoding 3-dehydroquinate synthase, producing MSEFRRIHVGTQGGAYDVIVGRGVLGQAGDLVAGVARGRRVALVSDSNVSELFGTQVGAKLITAQLDVRPLTFEAGETSKNWQVVGEVVEAFADSGLDRLDTVI from the coding sequence ATGAGTGAGTTTCGCCGCATCCACGTGGGCACGCAGGGTGGGGCCTACGACGTCATTGTGGGCCGTGGGGTCCTCGGACAGGCAGGCGATCTCGTCGCCGGCGTGGCGCGCGGGCGTCGGGTCGCGCTTGTGAGCGACTCAAACGTCAGCGAGCTGTTCGGAACGCAGGTCGGCGCCAAGCTGATCACGGCACAGCTCGACGTACGGCCACTCACTTTCGAGGCGGGGGAGACGTCGAAGAACTGGCAGGTGGTAGGCGAGGTTGTCGAGGCGTTCGCCGATTCAGGGCTCGATCGGCTCGACACCGTGATC
- a CDS encoding shikimate kinase: MSHIFLIGFMGAGKTTVARLLADRLNRPCVDVDDIIEASAGRSVRAIFEDEGEVAFRALESEALLSLESAQPSVVACGGGIVLRDENRSVLKRLGCVVYLKVSAGETLARVGADGTRPLLSGPGGVLAATSLLEARETLYAAVADVSVDTVGLSADQVASQIVSVIEGLCA, encoded by the coding sequence ATGAGCCACATCTTCCTCATAGGGTTCATGGGTGCTGGAAAGACGACGGTCGCTCGACTGCTGGCCGACCGCTTGAACAGGCCGTGCGTCGACGTGGATGATATCATCGAGGCCTCCGCCGGACGATCGGTTCGCGCGATCTTCGAAGATGAGGGCGAAGTCGCGTTTCGCGCTCTCGAAAGTGAGGCGCTGCTTTCTCTGGAGTCGGCGCAGCCCAGCGTGGTTGCGTGCGGTGGCGGCATCGTGCTTCGCGACGAGAATCGCTCCGTGCTCAAGCGTCTCGGGTGCGTCGTATACCTAAAGGTGAGCGCCGGCGAGACGCTCGCACGCGTGGGCGCCGACGGCACGCGGCCGCTCCTCTCCGGTCCCGGAGGCGTTTTGGCGGCTACCAGCTTGCTCGAGGCGCGCGAGACTCTCTACGCCGCGGTCGCCGATGTCTCCGTCGACACAGTGGGCCTGAGTGCCGACCAGGTTGCCAGCCAAATTGTCTCCGTCATCGAAGGGCTGTGCGCATGA
- the aroC gene encoding chorismate synthase, with the protein MRYTTAGESHGRALTALLTGVPAGIPVTAEDIDRDLARRQRGYGRGGRQSIETDRVTILSGVRFGSTIGSPVALAVTNRDWDNWTDVMSASGTKPDNIRETHPRPGHADLTGVLKIASDDTRDILERASARDTAARVAAGGVAKALLTALGVSVRSYVYSIGDIQMPAVAPAAVDAELVEASAVRCPDFETSEAMKVAIDTARADGESLGGTFYVTATGLVPGLGGYAEATERLDARLAAAVMSIPAIKGFEVGDGFRLADVPGSQAHDPIHYTAGQGFTRPSNHAGGLEGGMTNGEPLVVRAAMKPIPTLMRPLASVDIDTLEPVDASKERSDVCAVPAAAIVAEAEVALVLADAYLSKFGSDTLVDIVAARDAYLARIAR; encoded by the coding sequence ATGCGTTACACGACTGCCGGTGAATCCCACGGGCGCGCACTCACGGCGCTGCTCACGGGCGTGCCCGCTGGCATCCCCGTTACCGCCGAGGACATCGACCGCGATTTAGCGCGCCGTCAGCGCGGCTACGGACGCGGCGGTCGCCAGAGCATCGAGACTGACCGGGTGACGATTCTCTCCGGCGTGCGCTTCGGGAGCACGATCGGCAGTCCGGTCGCTCTGGCCGTGACCAACCGAGACTGGGACAACTGGACCGACGTGATGTCTGCGTCGGGTACCAAACCCGACAACATCCGCGAGACCCATCCACGTCCCGGACACGCCGACCTCACCGGTGTGCTCAAGATCGCCTCGGACGACACGCGCGACATCCTGGAGCGCGCCAGCGCGCGCGACACCGCCGCACGCGTTGCGGCGGGTGGCGTCGCCAAGGCGCTTCTCACCGCGCTAGGTGTCAGCGTGCGCTCCTACGTGTACTCGATCGGCGACATACAGATGCCGGCTGTCGCCCCGGCAGCTGTCGATGCCGAGCTCGTCGAAGCGAGCGCCGTTCGGTGCCCCGACTTCGAGACGAGTGAGGCGATGAAGGTCGCAATCGACACAGCGCGCGCCGACGGCGAGTCGCTCGGCGGGACGTTCTACGTGACGGCAACGGGTCTGGTTCCTGGTCTTGGCGGCTACGCCGAAGCCACTGAGCGCCTCGACGCTCGGCTCGCGGCAGCAGTCATGTCTATCCCCGCGATCAAGGGATTTGAGGTTGGCGACGGATTCCGCCTCGCCGATGTCCCCGGCAGCCAGGCTCATGACCCTATCCACTATACGGCCGGGCAAGGCTTTACTCGGCCGAGCAATCATGCGGGTGGCCTCGAAGGCGGCATGACGAACGGTGAGCCTCTCGTGGTGCGCGCGGCTATGAAGCCCATCCCGACGCTGATGCGCCCGCTGGCGAGCGTGGACATCGACACGCTAGAGCCGGTGGATGCGAGCAAGGAGCGCAGCGACGTATGCGCGGTGCCAGCAGCCGCAATCGTCGCGGAGGCCGAGGTCGCGCTGGTACTGGCCGATGCCTACCTGAGCAAGTTTGGCAGCGACACGCTGGTCGACATCGTCGCGGCCCGAGATGCGTATCTCGCGAGGATCGCGCGATGA
- the pilO gene encoding type 4a pilus biogenesis protein PilO: MKIGPREQIGIAIGLTVVVLIAIFALLVWPQWQKLGETDKSIADARTQVQTAKALLATREDSKQHASDTDAKWMRLANLVPDGPDLPSLIVELQDGAFASGVQMLGVTPSTPVATANYYSIPIQVEVVGSWADTVDYLQRIMKFSRGIRIVESSTVRVNNPDLIARENLSIPDYSQKTVIKLEAYMIPTSAGATSTAPAATAPATGQ, encoded by the coding sequence ATGAAGATAGGACCTCGCGAACAGATCGGAATCGCTATCGGGCTCACCGTCGTGGTGCTGATAGCTATCTTCGCCTTGCTTGTGTGGCCGCAGTGGCAAAAGCTCGGCGAGACCGACAAGTCGATTGCCGACGCACGGACTCAGGTCCAGACCGCAAAGGCCCTGTTGGCCACGCGGGAGGACAGTAAGCAGCATGCGTCTGATACCGACGCGAAGTGGATGCGTCTGGCTAACCTCGTGCCGGACGGGCCCGACCTGCCGTCGCTCATCGTCGAGTTGCAGGACGGCGCCTTTGCCTCGGGTGTTCAGATGCTGGGAGTCACGCCGTCGACGCCCGTCGCCACCGCTAACTACTACTCAATCCCGATTCAGGTCGAGGTTGTTGGCTCGTGGGCCGACACCGTCGACTACCTGCAGCGGATCATGAAGTTCAGCCGCGGCATTCGTATCGTCGAGTCGAGCACCGTCCGGGTGAACAACCCTGACCTGATTGCCAGGGAGAACCTGAGTATCCCCGACTACTCCCAGAAGACTGTCATCAAGCTCGAGGCATACATGATCCCGACATCCGCGGGCGCAACTTCTACCGCGCCTGCCGCCACCGCTCCTGCAACCGGACAGTGA
- the pilM gene encoding type IV pilus assembly protein PilM — MASLFFVGAPPPPVGLDIGTDFIRAAQVKSTSGGFVLSNYGWVAMPFGAVVEGEIVDPEAVSGALRELWKRFGFRVSDVAIGVSSQKVVVRLIDLQFMERDELTKAIQYQAQDYIPYPVDQAILDFQIIGDYMTPSDEHMMEVLLVAAPREIVSNAVQAVEGAKLKLAQVNVTAFALVRALLGTTPSWFNEEVENAGEALGIVHVSSGLTNIAVVERGIPRFTRVSSLAGNQFTQAVANVLNLTFDEAEELKNTAGLPAIDAAPGTPAPQEEPNVQAAQEALEREANKFIAEVRRSLDYYLTQATQVRTIKRIYLTGTGSQLKNLASYLEKGLQTQVVIGDPLSHVATSPNTEQIVMADRMGCAPAIGLALGGLS; from the coding sequence TTGGCATCCCTGTTCTTCGTGGGCGCCCCACCACCACCGGTGGGCCTCGACATCGGAACGGACTTCATTCGCGCTGCCCAGGTCAAGTCGACCAGTGGCGGATTCGTTCTGTCGAACTACGGCTGGGTGGCAATGCCCTTTGGTGCTGTAGTCGAGGGCGAAATCGTCGATCCTGAGGCCGTATCTGGTGCACTTCGCGAACTCTGGAAGCGCTTTGGTTTCCGCGTCTCCGATGTGGCTATCGGCGTTTCGAGCCAGAAGGTCGTCGTACGCCTCATCGACCTCCAGTTCATGGAGCGCGACGAGCTCACCAAAGCCATCCAGTACCAGGCCCAGGACTACATTCCGTACCCTGTGGACCAGGCAATCCTCGACTTCCAGATCATCGGCGACTACATGACGCCCTCCGATGAGCACATGATGGAGGTGCTCCTGGTTGCCGCGCCGCGCGAGATCGTTTCGAATGCCGTACAAGCTGTTGAAGGCGCCAAGCTCAAGCTCGCGCAGGTCAACGTCACCGCGTTTGCCCTCGTGCGGGCACTTCTCGGCACGACGCCAAGTTGGTTCAACGAAGAGGTTGAGAACGCTGGCGAGGCGCTGGGTATCGTGCACGTCAGCTCGGGACTCACCAACATCGCCGTTGTCGAGCGGGGCATTCCGCGCTTCACCCGCGTCTCTTCGCTCGCGGGCAACCAGTTCACCCAGGCCGTCGCCAATGTGTTGAACCTGACGTTCGACGAAGCCGAGGAACTCAAGAACACTGCCGGACTGCCAGCAATCGATGCCGCTCCCGGCACCCCGGCTCCGCAGGAGGAGCCCAACGTGCAGGCCGCGCAAGAGGCGCTCGAGCGCGAAGCGAACAAGTTCATCGCCGAGGTGCGCCGTTCCCTCGACTACTACCTGACGCAAGCGACTCAGGTGCGCACCATCAAGCGAATCTACCTGACGGGCACCGGCTCTCAGCTCAAGAACCTTGCGAGCTACCTCGAGAAGGGGTTGCAGACCCAGGTCGTCATCGGCGATCCACTGTCGCATGTTGCAACGTCGCCAAACACCGAGCAGATCGTCATGGCCGACCGCATGGGCTGCGCGCCCGCGATCGGACTGGCGCTCGGGGGGCTGTCGTAG
- a CDS encoding prepilin peptidase, with the protein MGYEALPQWLWLTTLFLFGLIFGSFGNVVIWRLPRGESLSSPPSHCPKCNKPIRPYDNIPVVSWLLLGGKCRDCEAPISPRYPGVELLSGILWLAAGIRFGESFAALAAVVLFYLLTLLAFIDWDTMRLPNSLVGMMAGFGLLGALVSQFGQVAITPLLVSAASGPLAQPIWSALAGAVAAAGIVLVIGGIYSAVRGGQGYGAGDVKLLAAMGFFLGLYSLMALFIGTLIGAVYGVVSARRSREGGRHKFAFGPFLAIGGVITVLVGPWIWAWYAGIARIGM; encoded by the coding sequence ATGGGCTACGAGGCCCTGCCGCAATGGCTATGGCTCACAACGCTGTTCCTGTTCGGCCTGATCTTTGGGTCGTTCGGCAACGTCGTGATCTGGCGCCTTCCTCGGGGTGAGTCGCTTTCCAGCCCACCGTCGCACTGCCCCAAGTGCAACAAGCCCATTCGCCCGTACGACAACATTCCGGTCGTCTCGTGGCTGCTGCTCGGCGGCAAGTGCCGAGACTGCGAGGCGCCCATCTCGCCGAGATACCCGGGCGTAGAGCTGCTCTCGGGCATCCTGTGGCTGGCTGCGGGGATTCGCTTCGGCGAGTCGTTCGCTGCGCTTGCCGCCGTCGTGCTGTTTTACCTGCTGACGCTTCTAGCGTTCATCGACTGGGACACGATGCGCCTGCCCAACTCTCTGGTTGGCATGATGGCCGGGTTCGGACTGCTCGGCGCACTGGTGTCGCAGTTCGGGCAAGTCGCCATAACGCCGCTGTTGGTGTCGGCTGCAAGCGGGCCACTGGCGCAGCCCATCTGGAGCGCGCTGGCGGGGGCGGTTGCCGCAGCGGGCATCGTGCTGGTGATCGGGGGGATCTACTCGGCGGTTCGAGGCGGTCAGGGGTATGGTGCCGGAGACGTCAAGCTGCTCGCGGCGATGGGCTTCTTCCTGGGGCTCTACAGCCTCATGGCGCTGTTCATTGGAACGCTGATCGGTGCGGTCTACGGCGTGGTCTCCGCGCGTCGCTCGCGCGAGGGCGGGCGGCACAAGTTCGCGTTTGGGCCGTTCCTCGCCATCGGTGGAGTGATCACCGTCCTGGTTGGTCCTTGGATCTGGGCGTGGTATGCCGGGATCGCCCGCATTGGCATGTGA
- a CDS encoding prepilin-type N-terminal cleavage/methylation domain-containing protein, with the protein MKMFRKSEGFTLVELMVVVLIIGILVAIAVPIFNAAKGSAQQKTCFANQRTIEGAVQSYQAATGALPAAATVNSSHVLITGGYIKNAPTCPLGGQNYALDASGTVTAASLTCGHPHY; encoded by the coding sequence ATGAAGATGTTCCGTAAGAGTGAGGGCTTTACCCTCGTGGAACTCATGGTCGTCGTACTTATTATCGGTATCCTTGTTGCTATCGCCGTCCCGATCTTCAATGCCGCCAAGGGCTCCGCTCAGCAGAAGACCTGCTTCGCGAACCAGAGGACCATTGAGGGTGCAGTCCAGTCGTACCAGGCCGCCACTGGCGCCCTGCCGGCCGCTGCCACCGTCAACAGCTCTCACGTGCTGATCACCGGTGGGTACATCAAGAACGCCCCGACGTGCCCGCTGGGTGGCCAGAACTACGCTCTGGACGCTTCCGGTACCGTCACGGCTGCTAGCCTCACCTGCGGTCACCCTCACTACTAG